In a genomic window of Streptococcus oralis:
- a CDS encoding NAD(P)H-hydrate dehydratase, with product MKVIDQALLEKVIIERSRHSHKGDYGRLLLLGGTYPYGGAIIMSAIAAVKSGAGLVTVGTDKENIPALHSHLPEAMAFSLQDQQLLKEQLEKAEVVLLGPGLREDAFGEELVKRVFDSLRKDQILIVDGGALGILAKGHLPFPSSQLILTPHQKEWERLSGIVLEHKNTETTARALSSFPQGTILVEKGPATRIWKAGKPEYYQLEVGGPYQATGGMGDTLAGMIAGFAGQFPHVNLYERVVVATHLHSAIAQELAQENYLVLPTEISKLLPKTMKKISQKGS from the coding sequence ATGAAAGTGATTGATCAAGCTTTATTAGAAAAAGTCATTATTGAACGTTCTCGTCACAGCCATAAGGGAGATTACGGTCGCCTGCTCTTGCTTGGAGGGACCTATCCTTATGGGGGAGCTATCATCATGTCAGCCATTGCAGCTGTCAAAAGTGGGGCAGGGTTGGTGACTGTTGGCACGGATAAGGAAAATATTCCGGCTCTGCACAGTCATTTACCGGAGGCCATGGCATTTTCTCTTCAAGATCAGCAATTGTTAAAAGAGCAGTTGGAAAAGGCAGAAGTTGTCTTGTTAGGTCCGGGTTTGCGAGAGGATGCATTTGGAGAAGAACTCGTAAAACGAGTTTTTGACAGTCTCAGAAAAGACCAGATTTTGATTGTAGACGGCGGTGCTTTGGGCATCTTAGCAAAAGGTCATTTGCCATTTCCATCTAGTCAGCTCATTCTTACTCCCCACCAAAAGGAATGGGAAAGACTGTCTGGTATAGTTCTTGAACATAAAAATACAGAGACGACTGCTAGGGCTCTTTCTTCTTTTCCTCAAGGAACAATTCTAGTTGAGAAGGGTCCAGCGACTCGTATCTGGAAAGCTGGCAAACCTGAATACTATCAACTGGAGGTTGGAGGTCCCTATCAAGCAACCGGTGGGATGGGAGATACTTTGGCTGGGATGATTGCAGGTTTTGCAGGTCAGTTTCCACATGTCAATCTCTATGAACGCGTAGTAGTAGCGACCCATCTGCACTCAGCCATTGCTCAAGAACTAGCTCAAGAAAACTACCTTGTCTTGCCAACAGAAATTAGCAAGCTCCTCCCCAAAACAATGAAAAAAATATCTCAAAAAGGCAGCTAA